One genomic region from Streptomyces sp. NBC_00457 encodes:
- a CDS encoding aminoglycoside phosphotransferase family protein, producing the protein MATVRTVDTRPQIDDALVRRLIDTQFPQWAGLPLKLLDPAGSDHVIYRLGEELSVRLPRHAGAIGQARKEFQWLPRLAPHLPLAVPVPVRVGEPDFGYPWPWAVSRWLDGEVATVEALAGSSTAAVELAQFLTALQQFAPEDIHAESTLVELTGRPLSDRDRATRAAIAQVDGVFDATAMTELWDAALSAPGWDRSPVWFHGDFHTGNLLTVDGRLSAVIDFGELGTGDPARDLMIAFTLMSADSRAVFRDALDVDDATWMRGRGWALATGLNAYTSYAAVDPRVAEQTTRQINQALVG; encoded by the coding sequence TTGGCAACCGTGAGAACGGTGGACACCCGCCCCCAGATCGATGATGCACTGGTCAGGCGCCTGATCGACACTCAGTTCCCGCAGTGGGCGGGGCTGCCCCTGAAGCTGCTCGACCCCGCCGGCTCCGACCATGTGATCTACCGGCTGGGTGAGGAGCTGTCCGTCCGGCTGCCCCGCCATGCCGGAGCCATCGGGCAGGCCAGGAAGGAATTCCAGTGGCTGCCCCGGCTCGCCCCGCACCTTCCCCTGGCTGTCCCGGTACCGGTGAGGGTGGGCGAGCCCGACTTCGGTTATCCGTGGCCGTGGGCGGTGTCCCGCTGGCTGGACGGTGAGGTGGCGACCGTCGAGGCACTGGCCGGTTCCTCCACGGCCGCCGTTGAACTGGCTCAGTTCTTGACTGCCTTGCAGCAATTCGCACCCGAGGACATCCACGCCGAGAGCACCCTGGTAGAGCTCACCGGCCGGCCGTTGTCCGACCGGGACCGTGCGACGCGGGCCGCCATCGCCCAGGTCGACGGCGTGTTCGACGCAACAGCGATGACCGAACTGTGGGACGCGGCACTGAGCGCCCCCGGGTGGGACCGTTCTCCGGTGTGGTTTCACGGCGACTTCCACACCGGCAACCTGCTCACCGTCGACGGCCGCCTCAGCGCCGTCATCGACTTCGGCGAGCTCGGCACCGGTGACCCGGCCCGTGACCTGATGATCGCTTTCACCTTGATGTCGGCCGACAGCCGAGCCGTCTTCCGCGACGCGCTCGATGTGGACGACGCCACCTGGATGCGGGGCCGCGGCTGGGCCCTGGCCACTGGCCTGAACGCCTACACCTCCTACGCCGCCGTCGACCCCCGGGTCGCCGAGCAGACCACCAGGCAGATCAACCAGGCCCTCGTCGGCTGA
- a CDS encoding YihY/virulence factor BrkB family protein yields MVRTLKRHGRHGGHSATDQKAETVRAPEAGPDEQVERQAPDKPTDLPKRSWGAVLKGTLKEFKKDELTDRAAALTYYSILALFPALLALISLLGVVGQSASQQVLDNIQNLAPGAARDVLSSAVQQMQGSAGIGSVMAIVGLLLAVWSASGYVAAFIRSANAVYDVPEGRPVWKVLPVRVGVTVVLMVLAVVSAVIVVFTGSLAQQLGSTLGVGDTALTVWSIAKWPVLALLVTTMIAILYWATPNARVRGFRWITPGSFLALVIWMIASAGFALYVANFASYNKTYGTFAGVIIFLVWLWITNLAILLGLECDAELARQRAVAGGQPADEEPYVQPRDTRKWDEEDRRRLGS; encoded by the coding sequence ATGGTACGGACGTTGAAACGGCATGGAAGGCACGGCGGGCACAGCGCGACCGACCAGAAGGCCGAGACCGTGCGGGCACCTGAAGCCGGGCCGGATGAGCAGGTGGAGCGGCAGGCGCCGGACAAACCGACGGATCTGCCCAAGCGCTCCTGGGGAGCGGTACTGAAAGGCACCCTGAAGGAGTTCAAGAAGGACGAGCTGACCGACCGGGCCGCGGCACTGACCTACTACAGCATTCTGGCGCTGTTCCCGGCACTGCTGGCACTCATCTCACTGCTCGGGGTCGTCGGGCAGTCGGCGTCGCAGCAGGTGCTGGACAACATCCAGAACCTGGCCCCGGGCGCGGCGCGGGATGTCCTGAGCAGTGCGGTGCAGCAGATGCAGGGCAGTGCCGGGATCGGTTCGGTCATGGCGATCGTGGGTCTGCTGCTCGCGGTGTGGTCGGCCTCCGGCTATGTCGCCGCGTTCATCAGGTCCGCCAACGCGGTCTACGACGTCCCGGAGGGCCGGCCGGTGTGGAAGGTACTGCCCGTCCGCGTCGGCGTGACGGTGGTCCTGATGGTCCTGGCCGTGGTCAGCGCGGTGATCGTCGTGTTCACCGGCAGCCTGGCCCAGCAGCTCGGCTCCACTCTGGGTGTCGGCGACACGGCGCTGACGGTGTGGTCGATCGCGAAGTGGCCGGTACTGGCGCTCCTGGTCACCACCATGATCGCGATCTTGTACTGGGCGACGCCGAACGCGCGGGTGCGCGGGTTCCGGTGGATCACGCCGGGCAGCTTCCTGGCACTGGTGATCTGGATGATCGCCTCGGCCGGGTTCGCTTTGTATGTGGCGAACTTCGCCTCGTACAACAAGACCTACGGCACCTTCGCGGGCGTGATCATCTTCCTGGTGTGGCTGTGGATCACGAATCTGGCGATCCTGCTGGGCCTGGAGTGCGACGCGGAGCTGGCCCGCCAGCGCGCGGTGGCAGGCGGTCAGCCGGCCGACGAAGAGCCGTACGTACAGCCGCGCGACACCCGCAAGTGGGACGAGGAGGATCGCCGCCGTCTTGGATCCTGA
- a CDS encoding phosphatase PAP2 family protein, whose product MADLHDGDRRLARRTIGSGPPWVRRLASAVQEAAEHTKLWWATAGAMAALGGWRGSTAAAAGVTAMTMSEVLSNAVAKKLYRRRRPPREWVPPEELRERPDSSSFPSGHTAAAVAFAGAVAPVWPAAGAACGLSAVVVSAERVHSGARYPSDVAAGGVIGLAAAALVRAVPHLPWRRLL is encoded by the coding sequence ATGGCGGATCTTCACGATGGGGACCGCCGGCTGGCCAGACGGACGATCGGGTCGGGGCCACCCTGGGTGCGCCGGCTCGCGTCGGCGGTGCAGGAGGCCGCCGAGCACACCAAGCTGTGGTGGGCGACGGCCGGAGCCATGGCCGCGCTCGGCGGGTGGCGCGGCAGTACGGCCGCGGCGGCGGGCGTGACTGCCATGACGATGTCCGAGGTGCTGTCGAACGCGGTCGCCAAGAAGTTGTACCGACGGCGCCGCCCGCCCCGGGAATGGGTCCCGCCGGAGGAACTCCGGGAGCGCCCGGACAGCTCGTCGTTCCCCTCGGGGCACACCGCCGCGGCCGTCGCCTTCGCGGGCGCCGTCGCGCCGGTCTGGCCGGCCGCCGGTGCCGCCTGTGGGCTGTCGGCGGTGGTGGTGTCCGCCGAGCGGGTGCACAGCGGTGCCCGCTACCCCTCCGACGTGGCCGCCGGAGGCGTGATCGGGCTGGCCGCGGCCGCCCTGGTACGGGCCGTGCCTCATCTGCCGTGGCGGCGGCTGCTCTGA
- a CDS encoding phage holin family protein produces MTADGSPRPGSGAQEPVSDLVQRASRQLSQLVRDEMRLAQAEMTEKGKRFGRGGGLFGGAGLMGVLTLQALVATVIAVLSLALDVWVAALIVTGVLAAVTALMAALGKRQISQASPPRPEQTMESVKADMAEIKEKAHR; encoded by the coding sequence ATGACAGCAGATGGTTCCCCCCGCCCGGGCAGCGGAGCGCAGGAACCGGTGAGTGACCTGGTCCAGCGTGCCTCGCGGCAGCTGTCTCAGCTGGTCCGCGACGAGATGCGCCTGGCGCAGGCGGAGATGACCGAGAAGGGCAAGCGGTTCGGCAGGGGCGGCGGCCTGTTCGGCGGCGCCGGGCTGATGGGCGTGCTCACCCTGCAGGCGCTGGTGGCCACCGTGATCGCCGTTCTGTCGCTCGCCCTGGATGTGTGGGTGGCGGCTCTGATCGTCACCGGCGTCCTGGCCGCCGTCACCGCGCTGATGGCGGCGCTCGGGAAGCGACAGATCAGCCAGGCATCCCCGCCGAGGCCCGAGCAGACCATGGAGAGCGTCAAGGCCGATATGGCCGAGATCAAGGAGAAGGCACACCGATGA
- a CDS encoding DUF3618 domain-containing protein — translation MTQDKPNKGDETAPSPEQLREQVEATREELGETVEALAAKTDVKARAQEKTAAVRHQVAEKTTQVRTQLKDKATHAAHVVQDRTPEPVRAKAAAATEQVHDKAVHVAELARDKAPEPVREKAGQGMQVARANRTPLLTAAGALIALLLIRRARRHR, via the coding sequence ATGACCCAGGACAAGCCGAACAAGGGCGATGAGACAGCACCTTCCCCGGAGCAACTGCGGGAGCAGGTCGAGGCGACCCGCGAGGAACTCGGCGAGACCGTCGAGGCGCTCGCGGCGAAGACCGACGTCAAAGCCCGCGCCCAGGAGAAGACAGCGGCTGTCAGGCACCAGGTCGCCGAGAAGACCACACAGGTCAGGACGCAGCTGAAGGACAAGGCCACGCACGCGGCCCACGTGGTTCAGGACAGGACCCCCGAGCCGGTGCGCGCGAAGGCCGCCGCGGCCACGGAGCAGGTCCACGACAAGGCCGTACACGTCGCGGAGCTGGCCCGGGACAAGGCCCCGGAACCGGTACGCGAGAAGGCCGGCCAGGGCATGCAGGTGGCGCGCGCCAACCGCACTCCGCTGCTCACCGCAGCCGGTGCGCTCATCGCGCTGCTGCTCATCCGCCGCGCCCGGAGGCATCGATGA
- a CDS encoding DUF4235 domain-containing protein: MKASKVAYKPVGMAMGALSGALAGAMFKEVWKRLGHEEDAPDATDEHRTWREVVSAAVLQGAIFAGVKAVVDRGGATATRRLTGTWPG; this comes from the coding sequence ATGAAAGCGTCGAAAGTCGCTTACAAGCCGGTCGGCATGGCCATGGGCGCCCTCAGCGGTGCGCTGGCCGGCGCGATGTTCAAGGAGGTCTGGAAGCGGCTCGGGCACGAGGAGGATGCCCCCGATGCCACCGACGAGCACCGCACCTGGCGCGAGGTGGTGTCGGCAGCCGTCCTGCAGGGAGCGATCTTCGCCGGTGTGAAAGCCGTCGTCGACCGCGGCGGCGCCACCGCCACCCGCCGCCTGACCGGCACCTGGCCCGGCTGA
- a CDS encoding ABC transporter ATP-binding protein has product MTGTPALELRSVHRVYGFGPSATNALDDVSLTVPPGRFVSLIGPSGCGKSTLLRLAAGLEQPDRGEVQVHGVPPAKACAAKMIGLVPQSPALLPWLSVLRNVTLPQKINKGASRRRERIADFEERQAAPDMRDLLLKAGLGEAMHKLPAQLSGGMRQRAAIVRAFGLRPDMLVMDEPFSALDEFTRESLQDQLLDLWDELKTTVLFVTHSVSEAVRLSDTVVVMAPHPGRIVETIDVDLPRPRGNRLFGERHFHEYEDLIRDRLRRAWHGEAA; this is encoded by the coding sequence GTGACTGGTACGCCAGCGCTTGAACTACGGTCGGTGCACCGGGTCTACGGATTCGGGCCGTCCGCGACGAATGCCCTGGACGACGTCTCTCTGACGGTGCCGCCCGGCCGCTTCGTCAGCCTCATCGGGCCCAGCGGCTGCGGCAAGTCGACACTGCTGCGCCTCGCGGCCGGCCTCGAACAGCCCGACCGCGGCGAGGTCCAGGTGCACGGCGTCCCCCCGGCCAAGGCGTGCGCCGCCAAGATGATCGGCCTCGTGCCGCAGAGCCCGGCGTTGCTGCCGTGGCTGTCCGTGCTGCGCAACGTCACGCTGCCGCAGAAGATCAACAAGGGTGCCTCCAGGCGCCGCGAGCGCATCGCCGACTTCGAAGAGCGGCAAGCCGCCCCGGACATGCGGGATCTCCTCCTCAAGGCAGGTCTCGGCGAGGCCATGCACAAGCTCCCGGCACAGCTGTCCGGCGGTATGCGGCAGCGTGCCGCGATCGTGCGGGCCTTCGGCCTGCGGCCCGACATGCTCGTCATGGACGAGCCCTTCTCGGCCCTCGACGAGTTCACCCGCGAGAGCCTGCAGGACCAACTGCTCGACCTGTGGGACGAGTTGAAGACGACGGTCCTGTTCGTCACCCACTCCGTCTCCGAGGCCGTACGGCTCTCGGACACCGTGGTCGTCATGGCACCGCACCCAGGCCGCATCGTGGAGACCATCGACGTCGACCTGCCCCGGCCGCGCGGCAATCGCCTCTTCGGGGAACGTCACTTCCACGAGTACGAGGACCTGATCCGCGACCGGCTGCGCCGTGCCTGGCACGGCGAGGCCGCGTGA
- a CDS encoding ABC transporter permease, translating to MTVTDERTSTTLANETKTPVEPSRFSLRHPRSRIAWIRPSAWLPLTVMLAFLAVLWQWGADELPYLLPPLPKIGSSLTTQFGYYVDNALITLGEATAGLAIGFVAAFVLAVLTSELPLVRRAVMPIAVVLNVTPLVAIAPALVVAFGFGPLPKLLIAGLICFFPILINTAAGLRSVPQQVLQVYRTMDAGRIELLWHVRIPHALPYVFAALRIVFPLSIVGAVVAEMSASGSTGGLGTAISVASSMNQLPVVYASILVLAVMGVLLLLAVTLVERRVLHWHDSAHN from the coding sequence ATGACCGTGACCGACGAACGCACCAGCACCACCCTGGCGAACGAGACGAAGACACCCGTCGAACCGTCGCGCTTCAGCCTCAGGCACCCGAGGTCCCGGATCGCATGGATCCGCCCCTCCGCATGGTTGCCCCTGACCGTGATGCTGGCGTTCCTCGCCGTGCTGTGGCAGTGGGGCGCCGACGAGCTGCCATACCTGCTGCCGCCGCTGCCGAAGATCGGCAGCTCACTGACCACCCAGTTCGGCTACTACGTCGACAACGCCCTCATCACCCTGGGCGAGGCGACGGCCGGCCTCGCGATCGGGTTCGTCGCGGCGTTCGTCCTGGCGGTGCTCACCAGCGAACTCCCGCTGGTGCGCCGGGCCGTCATGCCGATCGCCGTCGTCCTCAACGTCACCCCGCTGGTGGCGATCGCACCGGCCCTGGTCGTGGCCTTCGGCTTCGGCCCGCTGCCCAAACTCCTCATCGCCGGCCTGATCTGCTTCTTCCCGATCCTCATCAACACCGCGGCCGGACTGCGGTCCGTGCCCCAACAAGTGCTGCAGGTGTACCGGACGATGGACGCCGGCCGTATCGAGCTGCTGTGGCACGTGCGCATCCCCCACGCGCTGCCGTACGTGTTCGCCGCGCTGCGCATCGTCTTCCCGCTGTCGATCGTCGGCGCCGTGGTGGCCGAGATGTCGGCGTCGGGATCGACCGGCGGCCTCGGCACCGCGATCAGCGTGGCCTCGTCCATGAACCAACTGCCGGTCGTATACGCCTCGATCCTCGTCCTCGCGGTCATGGGCGTGCTGCTGCTCCTCGCCGTGACGCTGGTCGAACGCCGCGTCCTGCACTGGCACGACAGCGCGCACAACTGA
- a CDS encoding ABC transporter substrate-binding protein, which produces MQQRLFTSTLAALVLTACVAGCGSDSADSASAGSEGSAISAGRCAENKAAGKITYLSGYQYQSSVSILEYIAASKLGYFKDLCLAVTLKPGTGDTAQNTKLLASGQATVSPVSEQDVIQARANGVDITGVSSYSDAGVEILMTNKDITKLTQLDGKVVGHKGYVPATVRAMMVKAGVEWDSLKLVKQGYDPSVLPRRQGGLEALTGFVSNEPNQLKAAGDDVTVWKPVDYGVPSSLGAMAVNPAFAKAHPHAVEDILRAALHAYDYCSAGEQHITECVGYAAELAGPTYDKKLNATIWKTETQVAKDNPTPGQPLGGIDLDNVTGLVDMLHQFQVVPDSVTADQAKGWFDTSFVKNVHTADKLVWPAP; this is translated from the coding sequence ATGCAGCAACGTCTCTTCACATCCACCCTCGCCGCCCTCGTCCTGACGGCCTGCGTCGCGGGCTGCGGTTCGGACTCCGCCGACAGCGCCTCGGCCGGCTCGGAAGGTTCCGCGATCTCCGCCGGCCGCTGCGCCGAGAACAAGGCCGCCGGCAAGATCACCTACCTGTCGGGCTACCAGTACCAGTCGTCGGTGTCGATCCTGGAGTACATCGCCGCGAGCAAGCTCGGCTACTTCAAGGACCTCTGCCTCGCCGTCACCCTCAAACCCGGCACCGGCGACACGGCGCAGAACACCAAACTGCTGGCCAGCGGCCAGGCGACCGTGAGCCCGGTCTCCGAGCAGGACGTCATCCAGGCCCGCGCCAACGGCGTCGACATCACGGGCGTCTCCTCGTACTCGGACGCCGGAGTGGAGATCCTGATGACCAACAAGGACATCACCAAGCTGACCCAGCTCGACGGCAAGGTCGTCGGCCACAAGGGCTACGTACCCGCCACCGTCAGGGCGATGATGGTCAAGGCCGGAGTCGAGTGGGACTCGCTCAAGCTGGTCAAGCAGGGCTACGACCCCTCCGTACTGCCCCGCAGGCAGGGCGGCCTCGAAGCACTCACCGGGTTCGTCTCCAACGAGCCCAACCAGCTCAAGGCAGCCGGCGACGACGTCACCGTGTGGAAGCCCGTCGACTACGGCGTCCCGAGCTCGCTCGGCGCGATGGCCGTGAACCCCGCCTTCGCCAAGGCCCACCCGCACGCCGTGGAGGACATCCTGCGCGCCGCACTGCACGCCTACGACTACTGCTCCGCCGGCGAGCAGCACATCACCGAGTGCGTGGGATACGCCGCCGAGCTGGCCGGACCGACGTACGACAAGAAACTGAACGCGACCATCTGGAAGACCGAGACGCAGGTCGCCAAGGACAATCCGACACCCGGGCAACCGCTCGGCGGTATCGATCTCGACAACGTCACCGGGCTCGTCGACATGCTGCACCAGTTCCAGGTGGTGCCCGACAGCGTCACCGCCGACCAGGCCAAGGGGTGGTTCGACACGTCCTTCGTCAAGAACGTCCACACCGCCGACAAGCTCGTCTGGCCCGCCCCGTAG
- a CDS encoding LLM class flavin-dependent oxidoreductase encodes MPAKEYGIFLPIGNGGWMLSTTAPHPEASYEWNKRAALHAETIGLDFVMSMAKWRGFGGSTDHWGRSLESMTMMAALAEATSRVKIWATLHANVHNPALAAKMFTTLQDISGGRAGMNIVNGSYAGEFEQFGQWDPQLSHADRYRMTELWTEAVTQLWTEDSVTMRTPYFDLVDCESRPHPAVRPTLINAGRSEEARRFQAKYADGAFLAAESLDEMRMLSADVHGRAKAGGRVCKTYSMLTVVQDETDGLAAKKVKEWGAGLDREALAHMRHTWGIPEDQARAWADGADGEAAFQTPYVAGSARTVTEHIEYIVREADLDGLMLIFPEYDEDMLLFGETVLPVLRARDEVPA; translated from the coding sequence ATGCCCGCGAAGGAATACGGAATCTTCCTCCCCATCGGGAACGGCGGATGGATGCTCTCCACGACCGCCCCGCATCCCGAGGCGAGTTACGAGTGGAACAAGCGAGCCGCCCTGCACGCGGAGACCATCGGCCTCGACTTCGTCATGTCGATGGCGAAGTGGCGCGGCTTCGGCGGCAGCACCGACCACTGGGGCCGCTCGCTCGAGTCGATGACGATGATGGCGGCGCTCGCCGAGGCGACCAGCCGGGTCAAGATCTGGGCGACCCTGCACGCCAACGTCCACAACCCCGCCCTCGCCGCGAAGATGTTCACCACCCTCCAGGACATCTCCGGCGGCCGAGCCGGCATGAACATCGTCAACGGCTCCTACGCGGGCGAGTTCGAGCAGTTCGGGCAGTGGGACCCGCAGCTCAGCCACGCGGACCGCTACCGGATGACGGAACTGTGGACCGAGGCGGTCACCCAGCTGTGGACCGAGGACTCCGTCACCATGCGCACGCCGTACTTCGACCTCGTCGACTGCGAGTCCCGCCCGCATCCTGCTGTCCGCCCGACCCTGATCAACGCGGGCCGATCGGAGGAGGCCCGGCGCTTCCAGGCCAAGTACGCCGACGGTGCCTTCCTCGCCGCCGAGAGCCTCGACGAGATGCGGATGCTGTCGGCCGACGTCCATGGCCGGGCGAAGGCGGGCGGCCGTGTCTGCAAGACGTATTCGATGCTCACCGTCGTCCAGGACGAGACCGACGGACTGGCCGCCAAGAAGGTGAAGGAGTGGGGCGCGGGCCTCGACCGCGAGGCGCTCGCCCATATGCGCCACACCTGGGGCATCCCCGAGGACCAGGCCCGCGCGTGGGCCGACGGCGCGGACGGCGAGGCCGCGTTCCAGACCCCGTATGTCGCGGGATCGGCGCGGACGGTCACCGAGCACATCGAGTACATCGTGCGCGAGGCCGACCTCGACGGGCTCATGCTGATCTTCCCGGAGTACGACGAGGACATGCTGCTGTTCGGCGAGACCGTGCTGCCGGTGCTGCGCGCCCGGGACGAGGTGCCGGCCTGA
- a CDS encoding cysteine hydrolase family protein, translated as MSDLRDRQLAHLTRPGSRPALVVVDVQRDFADPDRLAEYGLKEAELSALDQAITRIADLVDAARRAQVPVVWVELGSDPARPWRASNWLRGGDYDAPMSPAEPCVLGTPGAEWYRMRPAEGEPRVVKRGYSGFLGTDLDARLRAAGCDWLTIVGLTSECCVDATAQDAVQLDWPVVVPRDATAAYDLDVNAAALHQLGLNVALLSDVGEVVELWKRSAR; from the coding sequence ATGTCCGACCTTCGTGACAGACAACTCGCCCACCTCACCCGGCCCGGCAGCAGGCCCGCGCTCGTCGTCGTCGACGTACAACGGGACTTCGCCGATCCCGACCGCCTCGCGGAGTACGGCCTGAAGGAGGCCGAGTTGTCGGCGCTCGACCAGGCCATCACCCGTATCGCCGACCTGGTGGACGCCGCACGGAGGGCTCAAGTGCCGGTCGTCTGGGTCGAGTTGGGCAGTGATCCCGCCCGGCCATGGCGGGCGAGCAACTGGCTGCGCGGAGGTGACTACGACGCGCCCATGAGCCCGGCCGAGCCGTGCGTGCTCGGGACGCCGGGGGCCGAGTGGTACCGCATGCGGCCGGCCGAGGGCGAACCACGCGTGGTCAAGCGCGGATACAGCGGCTTCCTCGGCACCGATCTCGACGCACGGCTGCGCGCGGCGGGCTGTGACTGGCTCACGATCGTGGGCCTGACGAGCGAGTGCTGTGTCGACGCGACCGCCCAGGACGCCGTGCAACTCGACTGGCCCGTGGTCGTCCCCCGGGACGCGACCGCCGCCTACGACCTGGATGTCAACGCCGCGGCCCTGCATCAGTTGGGACTCAACGTGGCCCTGCTCAGCGACGTCGGCGAAGTCGTCGAGCTGTGGAAGAGGAGCGCGCGGTGA